The DNA sequence TCATCTGGCCCTGGTTGACGCCTGCGGCGATGCCGACCAAGGTCAGGCCGAGCTGCGTTCCCAACTGCTGGGACGCGCGTTCGCGCCCGTGTTCGCGCAATGCATGCGAGATTTCATGGCCCATGATGGCCGCGATTTCGTCGTCTGTCAGTTTCAGTTTGTCGATAATTCCGCTGTAGAACGCGATCTTTCCACCGGCTGCGCAAAACGCATTTAGCTCGTCGGAGGTAATGACGTTCACTTCCCATTGCCAGCCAGGCGCGTCGGGGCGGAATACGGCGGTGTGGGGAATCAGGCGGTTCGCGATGGTGCGTACGCGCGACACCATCGCGAAATTCTGGTTCAGTGATTTCTTGTCCGCCGCACCGCGCATCATCTCGCTGTACGACGCACTCATCTGCTGGTTGAACTTGTCGGATGAGAAAGTCATGTATTGCGCCCGACTGACCCCGACCACGCCGGGTGCGGTGGTGCTGACTTGCGCGCATGCGCTCAGGATCAGCAAGGCGAGCAGGGAGAAAAATCGTGCTGTCATATTCCAGTCGTAAGATTTTAGACGTGCAAGAGTATAAGTTAATCAAATGGAATCTTGAATGCCTTGTGTTTCAGCAAGCAAGCTTTTGAATTTCAAGGGTTTTTCCAATTCTTCGCGGCGCAGCATGCTATAATTTTCGGTTTTCCGTATCCAGCACCTCATCACCATGTCAAACACCAAACGCGCCCTGCGCAACATCGCCATCATCGCCCACGTCGACCATGGCAAGACCACGCTGGTCGACCAGCTGCTGCGCCAGTCCGGTACCTTCCGCGAGAATCAGCAAGTCGACAATCGCGTGATGGATTCGAACGACCTGGAAAAGGAGCGCGGCATCACGATTCTGGCGAAGAATTGCGCGGTCGAATACAACGGCACCCACATCAACATCGTCGATACCCCCGGCCATGCCGACTTCGGCGGCGAGGTGGAGCGTGTGCTGTCGATGGTCGATTCCGTGCTGCTGCTGGTGGATGCTGTCGAAGGCCCGATGCCGCAAACCCGCTTCGTCACGCGCAAGGCGCTCGGCCTGGGCCTGAAGCCGATCGTGGTGGTCAACAAGATCGACCGCCCGGGCGCGCGTCCGGACTGGGTGATCAACGCGACCTTCGAACTGTTCGACAAGCTGGGCGCGACCGAAGAGCAGCTCGACTTCCCGGTGGTGTACGCTTCGGCGCTGAACGGCTATGCCAGCCTGGACCCGACCGTGCGCGAAGGCGACATGAAGCCGCTGTTCGACGCGGTGCTGGAACACGTGCCGGTGCGCGACGACGACCCGGACGGTCCGCTGCAGCTGCAGATTTCCTCGCTCGATTATTCTTCCTACGTCGGCAAGATCGGCATCGGCCGCATCAGCCGCGGCCGCGTGAAGGCGCTGCAGGACGTCATCATCATGAATGGTCCGGACTCGACCCCGGCCAAGGCGCGCATCAATCAAGTGCTGAAGTTCAAGGGCCTGGAGCGCGTTCTGGTGGATGAAGCGATCGCCGGCGACATC is a window from the Noviherbaspirillum sp. UKPF54 genome containing:
- a CDS encoding M48 family metallopeptidase, whose amino-acid sequence is MTARFFSLLALLILSACAQVSTTAPGVVGVSRAQYMTFSSDKFNQQMSASYSEMMRGAADKKSLNQNFAMVSRVRTIANRLIPHTAVFRPDAPGWQWEVNVITSDELNAFCAAGGKIAFYSGIIDKLKLTDDEIAAIMGHEISHALREHGRERASQQLGTQLGLTLVGIAAGVNQGQMNLAGDMSKYLYLLPNSREHETEADRMGVELAARAGYDPRAAISVWHKMRATDSRQPPQFASTHPSHETRIADLEAYSAKVMFLYEAAKARKPAG